From Brassica oleracea var. oleracea cultivar TO1000 chromosome C3, BOL, whole genome shotgun sequence, a single genomic window includes:
- the LOC106334760 gene encoding uncharacterized protein LOC106334760 isoform X2, protein MNEVSDQKAKPDGDEKHFFEGSAARTRATSVEEIMLRRKRKESLENLGAAQLLGNDLVQKASDDHEPGKGYDESKEVSREEGVENSLRKKEDAISNSREERQDKSSEEDQVGAVQLVGNNVVEKVSDYHESEKGNDRSEKPRHGELVNDSSRNKEEAISSSKYEKLDKEGTVGAATLLGNDLGEKVSDDHASEKGNDKSKKVRHKDRGKDSSRKKEDATSSSKNEGPDKPRKDDHVEAAQLLGNDLVEKVSDCRASDKELEKSKKVSCESVKDSSRKKEGATSRSREERLDKPMTKDPVDKVSDYRASRREHDRSKKLRPEERVKDSSKKKEDTISSSREEKSMKDDPVGAAQLLSNDLVEKVSDYHESKRGYHRSEKLRREEDDKDRLRKKVDAISSCREEKLDKPTKEEEPAGHRKRKAEGEGSRTKEKIVEEHSKDRRIKKEETNSSFREERPDKKMKKEDLAANRKIRVEEEFPTTETKTRAYRDGRGVDTRMKANRERPAEKQIHPQDASREQGRNALENSAGSRKRLRSLVVADIPRNENSTKPDSGNKRKNQNGDHMTNRERDVSRRHDPTKVHAVEVSERSEKREQPKSDRRDMRERRRSRSRDHGGQERQKRSSPLPKAEKATSRHKRGHEDRSENTVKDRAGKHHFNDNDNKSRRYSSSKSELGGYSPRKRREDASVKAASPSNLPSEKKVAKWDLPPTVTAGMFSNSGFSGLQPATQTAYPTMSEVSLTLLKPQIEASFRTPPARQTTSIDSVQLTESTRRMRRLYAENVPDSASEKSLIECFNGYMLSSGSNHIKGSEPCISCIINKEKSQALVEFLTPQDASAALSLDGCSFAGSNLKIRRPKDYVKTTSGELEKKEPATNALSDNVEDSSNKIFIGGFPKAISSEMLKEIVSVFGPLNAYRFVINNDLNQRCAFLEYIDGSVTPKACAGLNGMKLGGSVITAVCALPDSSSVASDENPPFYGIPEHAKPLLGKPKHILKLKNLVDPEDLPLLSVPEMKEILEDVRLECARFGVIKSINIVKHESKDISGSNTDASLNQESKEMNVSVIQEKDEISEKVDDTADNVDSGEVVRSDSSTGADKFCEPCSVTALETISQANEDRDSTEQGNSEKLVGESEAAIPQEEVGSARAQDDAEIPQEEVGSARGQDDPEIPQEDVGSVRAQDEPENQLEVGSARAVKTRWDSGDKIEEEQDPEDVFEPGCIFIEYGRPEATRVAAHSLHGRLYDNRIVKAEYVSKELYKIRFPRG, encoded by the exons ATGAACGAAGTTAGTGATCAAAAGGCAAAGCCTGATGGAGATGAAAAGCATTTCTTTGAAGGATCTGCTGCTCGAACAAGGGCTACAAGCGTTGAGGAGATTATGCTAAGGAGGAAGAGGAAAGAGTCCTTGGAAAATTTAGGAGCTGCTCAGTTACTGGGTAACGATCTTGTTCAGAAGGCTTCTGACGATCATGAGCCTGGAAAAGGGTATGATGAATCCAAGGAAGTGAGTCGTGAAGAAGGAGTTGAGAACAGTTTAAGAAAGAAAGAAGATGCCATTTCTAATTCCAGGGAGGAAAGACAAGATAAATCGAGCGAAGAAGACCAGGTGGGAGCTGTTCAGTTAGTCGGCAACAATGTTGTTGAGAAGGTTTCTGACTATCACGAATCTGAAAAAGGGAATGATAGATCAGAGAAACCGAGGCATGGAGAGCTTGTTAATGACAGTTCAAGAAATAAAGAAGAGGCCATTTCTAGTTCTAAATATGAAAAATTAGATAAAGAGGGCACTGTTGGAGCAGCTACGCTACTGGGTAACGATCTTGGTGAGAAGGTTTCTGACGATCATGCCTCTGAAAAAGGGAATGATAAGTCCAAGAAAGTAAGGCATAAAGATCGTGGCAAGGACAGCTCAAGAAAGAAAGAAGATGCCACTTCTAGTTCTAAGAATGAAGGACCAGATAAACCGAGGAAAGATGACCATGTTGAAGCAGCTCAGTTACTGGGTAATGATCTTGTTGAGAAGGTTTCGGACTGTCGTGCGTCTGACAAAGAGCTTGAAAAATCCAAGAAAGTGAGTTGTGAAAGTGTTAAGGACAGCTCAAGAAAGAAAGAAGGAGCTACTTCTAGATCTAGGGAAGAAAGACTAGATAAACCAATGACAAAGGACCCCGTTGATAAAGTTTCTGACTACCGTGCGTCCAGAAGAGAGCATGACAGATCCAAGAAATTAAGACCTGAAGAACGCGTTAAGGACAGTTCAAAGAAGAAAGAAGACACCATTTCTAGCTCTAGAGAAGAAAAATCGATGAAAGACGATCCTGTAGGAGCAGCTCAATTACTGAGTAACGATCTTGTTGAGAAGGTTTCTGACTATCATGAGTCTAAAAGAGGGTATCATAGATCTGAGAAACTGAGGCGTGAAGAAGATGACAAGGACAGGTTAAGAAAGAAGGTGGACGCCATTTCTAGTTGTAGAGAAGAAAAACTAGATAAACCAACAAAAGAGGAGGAGCCTGCTGGGCATAGAAAACGGAAGGCAGAAGGAGAGGGTTCTAGAACCAAAGAAAAAATAGTGGAAGAACATAGTAAGGATAGACGAATAAAGAAAGAAGAAACTAATTCTAGTTTTAGGGAGGAAAGACCAGATAAAAAGATGAAGAAGGAAGACCTTGCTGCAAACAGAAAAATAAGGGTTGAAGAAGAATTTCCTACAACTGAAACGAAAACAAGGGCATATAGAGATGGGCGTGGTGTGGATACCAGAATGAAGGCAAACAGAGAAAGACCTGCTGAAAAACAGATTCATCCACAGGATGCAAGCCGGGAACAAGGAAGAAATGCTCTTGAAAATTCAGCTGGTAGTAGGAAGCGTCTTAGAAGTCTAGTGGTGGCAGATATACCTCGAAATGAAAATAGTACGAAACCTGACAGTGGAAACAAGAGAAAGAATCAAAATGGAGACCATATGACTAATAGGGAGAGAGATGTGTCAAGGAGGCATGATCCAACAAAAGTTCACGCTGTTGAAGTTTCTGAGCGATCGGAGAAAAGGGAACAGCCCAAATCGGATCGACGTGACATGAGAGAGAGAAGGAGATCAAGAAGTCGAGATCATGGTGGGCAGGAACGGCAGAAAAGGTCATCTCCATTACCAAAGGCTGAAAAGGCTACATCGCGTCATAAAAGAGGCCATGAGGACCGCTCCGAAAATACTGTTAAGGATAGGGCAGGAAAGCATCATTTTAATGATAATGATAACAAATCTAGACGGTATAGTTCTTCCAAAAGTGAACTTGGTGGATACTCACCGCGAAAAAGAAGGGAGGACGCCTCTGTCAAGGCTGCTTCTCCATCTAATCTTCCTTCAGAGAAAAAAGTTGCTAAATGGGATCTTCCACCAACTGTAACTGCTGGCATGTTCTCGAACTCAGGTTTTTCTGGTCTCCAACCAGCCACTCAGACAGCATATCCTACCATGAGCGAGGTTTCCTTGACGCTTTTGAAGCCACAAATAGAGGCATCTTTCAGGACGCCACCAGCAAGGCAGACCACTTCAATTGATTCTGTTCAACTGACCGAATCCACCAGGCGTATGAGGAGACTTTACGCAGAAAATGTGCCAGATTCGGCCTCTGAGAAGTCTCTGATTGAATGCTTCAATGGTTATATGCTATCTTCAGGTTCCAATCACATAAAAGGAAGCGAACCATGTATAAGTTGTATT ATAAACAAAGAAAAGAGTCAGGCGCTAGTTGAGTTCCTTACACCACAGGATGCTTCTGCTGCACTCTCCTTGGATGGCTGCTCCTTTGCGGGTTCGAACCTCAAAATTCGACGCCCTAAAGACTATGTCAAGACAACA AGCGGTGAATTGGAGAAAAAGGAGCCAGCCACAAATGCACTAAGTGACAATGTGGAGGACTCATCGAACAAG ATCTTTATTGGTGGATTTCCAAAAGCAATTTCATCCGAAATG CTAAAGGAGATTGTCAGTGTCTTTGGACCTTTAAATGCATACCGGTTCGTGATCAACAATGATCTCAATCAGCGATGCGCTTTCCTAGAG TACATTGATGGATCTGTTACCCCCAAAGCTTGTGCCGGCCTTAATGGTATGAAGTTAGGTGGCAGTGTAATAACTGCCGTTTGTGCACTTCCTGATTCGTCATCTGTAGCG TCTGATGAGAATCCACCATTCTATGGGATACCTGAGCATGCAAAACCACTTCTTGGCAAACCTAAGCATATCCTAAAGCTTAAGAACTTG GTTGACCCAGAAGATCTGCCATTGCTGTCTGTGCCAGAAATGAAAGAAATTCTGGAGGATGTACGGCTCGAATGTGCCAG GTTTGGTGTTATTAAGTCGATAAACATCGTGAAACATGAGAGCAAAGATATTAGTGGCTCAAACACAGATGCATCGTTGAACCAAGAATCTAAAGAAATGAATGTGTCAGTGATTCAGGAGAAAGACGAGATATCCGAGAAAGTGGATGACACTGCAGATAATGTAGATTCTGGAGAAGTTGTAAGGTCAGACAGTTCGACGGGTGCAGACAAGTTTTGTGAACCGTGCTCAGTTACTGCGCTTGAGACAATCAGTCAAGCAAATGAAGATCGCGACTCTACCGAACAAGGAAATTCTGAGAAGCTTGTCGGGGAAAGTGAGGCAGCGATTCCGCAAGAAGAAGTAGGATCAGCTCGTGCTCAAGACGATGCAGAGATTCCACAAGAAGAAGTAGGATCAGCACGTGGTCAAGATGACCCAGAGATTCCGCAAGAAGACGTAGGATCAGTTCGTGCACAAGATGAGCCAGAGAATCAGCTAGAAGTAGGATCAGCTCGTGCCGTGAAGACGAGATGGGATAGTGGCGACAAGATAGAGGAAGAACAAGACCCGGAGGATGTCTTTGAGCCGGGCTGTATCTTCATTGAGTACGGAAGACCAGAAGCCACACGCGTTGCAGCTCATTCCTTGCACGGACGGCTCTACGACAACAGGATTGTGAAAGCGGAATACGTTTCTAAAGAGCTTTACAAAATCAGGTTCCCACGTGGGTAG
- the LOC106334760 gene encoding uncharacterized protein LOC106334760 isoform X1 — MNEVSDQKAKPDGDEKHFFEGSAARTRATSVEEIMLRRKRKESLENLGAAQLLGNDLVQKASDDHEPGKGYDESKEVSREEGVENSLRKKEDAISNSREERQDKSSEEDQVGAVQLVGNNVVEKVSDYHESEKGNDRSEKPRHGELVNDSSRNKEEAISSSKYEKLDKEGTVGAATLLGNDLGEKVSDDHASEKGNDKSKKVRHKDRGKDSSRKKEDATSSSKNEGPDKPRKDDHVEAAQLLGNDLVEKVSDCRASDKELEKSKKVSCESVKDSSRKKEGATSRSREERLDKPMTKDPVDKVSDYRASRREHDRSKKLRPEERVKDSSKKKEDTISSSREEKSMKDDPVGAAQLLSNDLVEKVSDYHESKRGYHRSEKLRREEDDKDRLRKKVDAISSCREEKLDKPTKEEEPAGHRKRKAEGEGSRTKEKIVEEHSKDRRIKKEETNSSFREERPDKKMKKEDLAANRKIRVEEEFPTTETKTRAYRDGRGVDTRMKANRERPAEKQIHPQDASREQGRNALENSAGSRKRLRSLVVADIPRNENSTKPDSGNKRKNQNGDHMTNRERDVSRRHDPTKVHAVEVSERSEKREQPKSDRRDMRERRRSRSRDHGGQERQKRSSPLPKAEKATSRHKRGHEDRSENTVKDRAGKHHFNDNDNKSRRYSSSKSELGGYSPRKRREDASVKAASPSNLPSEKKVAKWDLPPTVTAGMFSNSGFSGLQPATQTAYPTMSEVSLTLLKPQIEASFRTPPARQTTSIDSVQLTESTRRMRRLYAENVPDSASEKSLIECFNGYMLSSGSNHIKGSEPCISCIINKEKSQALVEFLTPQDASAALSLDGCSFAGSNLKIRRPKDYVKTTIRRLPLHKAIINEMWSPNKSGELEKKEPATNALSDNVEDSSNKIFIGGFPKAISSEMLKEIVSVFGPLNAYRFVINNDLNQRCAFLEYIDGSVTPKACAGLNGMKLGGSVITAVCALPDSSSVASDENPPFYGIPEHAKPLLGKPKHILKLKNLVDPEDLPLLSVPEMKEILEDVRLECARFGVIKSINIVKHESKDISGSNTDASLNQESKEMNVSVIQEKDEISEKVDDTADNVDSGEVVRSDSSTGADKFCEPCSVTALETISQANEDRDSTEQGNSEKLVGESEAAIPQEEVGSARAQDDAEIPQEEVGSARGQDDPEIPQEDVGSVRAQDEPENQLEVGSARAVKTRWDSGDKIEEEQDPEDVFEPGCIFIEYGRPEATRVAAHSLHGRLYDNRIVKAEYVSKELYKIRFPRG; from the exons ATGAACGAAGTTAGTGATCAAAAGGCAAAGCCTGATGGAGATGAAAAGCATTTCTTTGAAGGATCTGCTGCTCGAACAAGGGCTACAAGCGTTGAGGAGATTATGCTAAGGAGGAAGAGGAAAGAGTCCTTGGAAAATTTAGGAGCTGCTCAGTTACTGGGTAACGATCTTGTTCAGAAGGCTTCTGACGATCATGAGCCTGGAAAAGGGTATGATGAATCCAAGGAAGTGAGTCGTGAAGAAGGAGTTGAGAACAGTTTAAGAAAGAAAGAAGATGCCATTTCTAATTCCAGGGAGGAAAGACAAGATAAATCGAGCGAAGAAGACCAGGTGGGAGCTGTTCAGTTAGTCGGCAACAATGTTGTTGAGAAGGTTTCTGACTATCACGAATCTGAAAAAGGGAATGATAGATCAGAGAAACCGAGGCATGGAGAGCTTGTTAATGACAGTTCAAGAAATAAAGAAGAGGCCATTTCTAGTTCTAAATATGAAAAATTAGATAAAGAGGGCACTGTTGGAGCAGCTACGCTACTGGGTAACGATCTTGGTGAGAAGGTTTCTGACGATCATGCCTCTGAAAAAGGGAATGATAAGTCCAAGAAAGTAAGGCATAAAGATCGTGGCAAGGACAGCTCAAGAAAGAAAGAAGATGCCACTTCTAGTTCTAAGAATGAAGGACCAGATAAACCGAGGAAAGATGACCATGTTGAAGCAGCTCAGTTACTGGGTAATGATCTTGTTGAGAAGGTTTCGGACTGTCGTGCGTCTGACAAAGAGCTTGAAAAATCCAAGAAAGTGAGTTGTGAAAGTGTTAAGGACAGCTCAAGAAAGAAAGAAGGAGCTACTTCTAGATCTAGGGAAGAAAGACTAGATAAACCAATGACAAAGGACCCCGTTGATAAAGTTTCTGACTACCGTGCGTCCAGAAGAGAGCATGACAGATCCAAGAAATTAAGACCTGAAGAACGCGTTAAGGACAGTTCAAAGAAGAAAGAAGACACCATTTCTAGCTCTAGAGAAGAAAAATCGATGAAAGACGATCCTGTAGGAGCAGCTCAATTACTGAGTAACGATCTTGTTGAGAAGGTTTCTGACTATCATGAGTCTAAAAGAGGGTATCATAGATCTGAGAAACTGAGGCGTGAAGAAGATGACAAGGACAGGTTAAGAAAGAAGGTGGACGCCATTTCTAGTTGTAGAGAAGAAAAACTAGATAAACCAACAAAAGAGGAGGAGCCTGCTGGGCATAGAAAACGGAAGGCAGAAGGAGAGGGTTCTAGAACCAAAGAAAAAATAGTGGAAGAACATAGTAAGGATAGACGAATAAAGAAAGAAGAAACTAATTCTAGTTTTAGGGAGGAAAGACCAGATAAAAAGATGAAGAAGGAAGACCTTGCTGCAAACAGAAAAATAAGGGTTGAAGAAGAATTTCCTACAACTGAAACGAAAACAAGGGCATATAGAGATGGGCGTGGTGTGGATACCAGAATGAAGGCAAACAGAGAAAGACCTGCTGAAAAACAGATTCATCCACAGGATGCAAGCCGGGAACAAGGAAGAAATGCTCTTGAAAATTCAGCTGGTAGTAGGAAGCGTCTTAGAAGTCTAGTGGTGGCAGATATACCTCGAAATGAAAATAGTACGAAACCTGACAGTGGAAACAAGAGAAAGAATCAAAATGGAGACCATATGACTAATAGGGAGAGAGATGTGTCAAGGAGGCATGATCCAACAAAAGTTCACGCTGTTGAAGTTTCTGAGCGATCGGAGAAAAGGGAACAGCCCAAATCGGATCGACGTGACATGAGAGAGAGAAGGAGATCAAGAAGTCGAGATCATGGTGGGCAGGAACGGCAGAAAAGGTCATCTCCATTACCAAAGGCTGAAAAGGCTACATCGCGTCATAAAAGAGGCCATGAGGACCGCTCCGAAAATACTGTTAAGGATAGGGCAGGAAAGCATCATTTTAATGATAATGATAACAAATCTAGACGGTATAGTTCTTCCAAAAGTGAACTTGGTGGATACTCACCGCGAAAAAGAAGGGAGGACGCCTCTGTCAAGGCTGCTTCTCCATCTAATCTTCCTTCAGAGAAAAAAGTTGCTAAATGGGATCTTCCACCAACTGTAACTGCTGGCATGTTCTCGAACTCAGGTTTTTCTGGTCTCCAACCAGCCACTCAGACAGCATATCCTACCATGAGCGAGGTTTCCTTGACGCTTTTGAAGCCACAAATAGAGGCATCTTTCAGGACGCCACCAGCAAGGCAGACCACTTCAATTGATTCTGTTCAACTGACCGAATCCACCAGGCGTATGAGGAGACTTTACGCAGAAAATGTGCCAGATTCGGCCTCTGAGAAGTCTCTGATTGAATGCTTCAATGGTTATATGCTATCTTCAGGTTCCAATCACATAAAAGGAAGCGAACCATGTATAAGTTGTATT ATAAACAAAGAAAAGAGTCAGGCGCTAGTTGAGTTCCTTACACCACAGGATGCTTCTGCTGCACTCTCCTTGGATGGCTGCTCCTTTGCGGGTTCGAACCTCAAAATTCGACGCCCTAAAGACTATGTCAAGACAACA ATACGCAGATTACCTTTGCATAAAGCTATCATTAATGAGATGTGGAGCCCTAACAAG AGCGGTGAATTGGAGAAAAAGGAGCCAGCCACAAATGCACTAAGTGACAATGTGGAGGACTCATCGAACAAG ATCTTTATTGGTGGATTTCCAAAAGCAATTTCATCCGAAATG CTAAAGGAGATTGTCAGTGTCTTTGGACCTTTAAATGCATACCGGTTCGTGATCAACAATGATCTCAATCAGCGATGCGCTTTCCTAGAG TACATTGATGGATCTGTTACCCCCAAAGCTTGTGCCGGCCTTAATGGTATGAAGTTAGGTGGCAGTGTAATAACTGCCGTTTGTGCACTTCCTGATTCGTCATCTGTAGCG TCTGATGAGAATCCACCATTCTATGGGATACCTGAGCATGCAAAACCACTTCTTGGCAAACCTAAGCATATCCTAAAGCTTAAGAACTTG GTTGACCCAGAAGATCTGCCATTGCTGTCTGTGCCAGAAATGAAAGAAATTCTGGAGGATGTACGGCTCGAATGTGCCAG GTTTGGTGTTATTAAGTCGATAAACATCGTGAAACATGAGAGCAAAGATATTAGTGGCTCAAACACAGATGCATCGTTGAACCAAGAATCTAAAGAAATGAATGTGTCAGTGATTCAGGAGAAAGACGAGATATCCGAGAAAGTGGATGACACTGCAGATAATGTAGATTCTGGAGAAGTTGTAAGGTCAGACAGTTCGACGGGTGCAGACAAGTTTTGTGAACCGTGCTCAGTTACTGCGCTTGAGACAATCAGTCAAGCAAATGAAGATCGCGACTCTACCGAACAAGGAAATTCTGAGAAGCTTGTCGGGGAAAGTGAGGCAGCGATTCCGCAAGAAGAAGTAGGATCAGCTCGTGCTCAAGACGATGCAGAGATTCCACAAGAAGAAGTAGGATCAGCACGTGGTCAAGATGACCCAGAGATTCCGCAAGAAGACGTAGGATCAGTTCGTGCACAAGATGAGCCAGAGAATCAGCTAGAAGTAGGATCAGCTCGTGCCGTGAAGACGAGATGGGATAGTGGCGACAAGATAGAGGAAGAACAAGACCCGGAGGATGTCTTTGAGCCGGGCTGTATCTTCATTGAGTACGGAAGACCAGAAGCCACACGCGTTGCAGCTCATTCCTTGCACGGACGGCTCTACGACAACAGGATTGTGAAAGCGGAATACGTTTCTAAAGAGCTTTACAAAATCAGGTTCCCACGTGGGTAG
- the LOC106334760 gene encoding uncharacterized protein LOC106334760 isoform X3 — protein sequence MWSPNKSGELEKKEPATNALSDNVEDSSNKIFIGGFPKAISSEMLKEIVSVFGPLNAYRFVINNDLNQRCAFLEYIDGSVTPKACAGLNGMKLGGSVITAVCALPDSSSVASDENPPFYGIPEHAKPLLGKPKHILKLKNLVDPEDLPLLSVPEMKEILEDVRLECARFGVIKSINIVKHESKDISGSNTDASLNQESKEMNVSVIQEKDEISEKVDDTADNVDSGEVVRSDSSTGADKFCEPCSVTALETISQANEDRDSTEQGNSEKLVGESEAAIPQEEVGSARAQDDAEIPQEEVGSARGQDDPEIPQEDVGSVRAQDEPENQLEVGSARAVKTRWDSGDKIEEEQDPEDVFEPGCIFIEYGRPEATRVAAHSLHGRLYDNRIVKAEYVSKELYKIRFPRG from the exons ATGTGGAGCCCTAACAAG AGCGGTGAATTGGAGAAAAAGGAGCCAGCCACAAATGCACTAAGTGACAATGTGGAGGACTCATCGAACAAG ATCTTTATTGGTGGATTTCCAAAAGCAATTTCATCCGAAATG CTAAAGGAGATTGTCAGTGTCTTTGGACCTTTAAATGCATACCGGTTCGTGATCAACAATGATCTCAATCAGCGATGCGCTTTCCTAGAG TACATTGATGGATCTGTTACCCCCAAAGCTTGTGCCGGCCTTAATGGTATGAAGTTAGGTGGCAGTGTAATAACTGCCGTTTGTGCACTTCCTGATTCGTCATCTGTAGCG TCTGATGAGAATCCACCATTCTATGGGATACCTGAGCATGCAAAACCACTTCTTGGCAAACCTAAGCATATCCTAAAGCTTAAGAACTTG GTTGACCCAGAAGATCTGCCATTGCTGTCTGTGCCAGAAATGAAAGAAATTCTGGAGGATGTACGGCTCGAATGTGCCAG GTTTGGTGTTATTAAGTCGATAAACATCGTGAAACATGAGAGCAAAGATATTAGTGGCTCAAACACAGATGCATCGTTGAACCAAGAATCTAAAGAAATGAATGTGTCAGTGATTCAGGAGAAAGACGAGATATCCGAGAAAGTGGATGACACTGCAGATAATGTAGATTCTGGAGAAGTTGTAAGGTCAGACAGTTCGACGGGTGCAGACAAGTTTTGTGAACCGTGCTCAGTTACTGCGCTTGAGACAATCAGTCAAGCAAATGAAGATCGCGACTCTACCGAACAAGGAAATTCTGAGAAGCTTGTCGGGGAAAGTGAGGCAGCGATTCCGCAAGAAGAAGTAGGATCAGCTCGTGCTCAAGACGATGCAGAGATTCCACAAGAAGAAGTAGGATCAGCACGTGGTCAAGATGACCCAGAGATTCCGCAAGAAGACGTAGGATCAGTTCGTGCACAAGATGAGCCAGAGAATCAGCTAGAAGTAGGATCAGCTCGTGCCGTGAAGACGAGATGGGATAGTGGCGACAAGATAGAGGAAGAACAAGACCCGGAGGATGTCTTTGAGCCGGGCTGTATCTTCATTGAGTACGGAAGACCAGAAGCCACACGCGTTGCAGCTCATTCCTTGCACGGACGGCTCTACGACAACAGGATTGTGAAAGCGGAATACGTTTCTAAAGAGCTTTACAAAATCAGGTTCCCACGTGGGTAG
- the LOC106334760 gene encoding uncharacterized protein LOC106334760 isoform X4, protein MQSGELEKKEPATNALSDNVEDSSNKIFIGGFPKAISSEMLKEIVSVFGPLNAYRFVINNDLNQRCAFLEYIDGSVTPKACAGLNGMKLGGSVITAVCALPDSSSVASDENPPFYGIPEHAKPLLGKPKHILKLKNLVDPEDLPLLSVPEMKEILEDVRLECARFGVIKSINIVKHESKDISGSNTDASLNQESKEMNVSVIQEKDEISEKVDDTADNVDSGEVVRSDSSTGADKFCEPCSVTALETISQANEDRDSTEQGNSEKLVGESEAAIPQEEVGSARAQDDAEIPQEEVGSARGQDDPEIPQEDVGSVRAQDEPENQLEVGSARAVKTRWDSGDKIEEEQDPEDVFEPGCIFIEYGRPEATRVAAHSLHGRLYDNRIVKAEYVSKELYKIRFPRG, encoded by the exons ATGCAGAGCGGTGAATTGGAGAAAAAGGAGCCAGCCACAAATGCACTAAGTGACAATGTGGAGGACTCATCGAACAAG ATCTTTATTGGTGGATTTCCAAAAGCAATTTCATCCGAAATG CTAAAGGAGATTGTCAGTGTCTTTGGACCTTTAAATGCATACCGGTTCGTGATCAACAATGATCTCAATCAGCGATGCGCTTTCCTAGAG TACATTGATGGATCTGTTACCCCCAAAGCTTGTGCCGGCCTTAATGGTATGAAGTTAGGTGGCAGTGTAATAACTGCCGTTTGTGCACTTCCTGATTCGTCATCTGTAGCG TCTGATGAGAATCCACCATTCTATGGGATACCTGAGCATGCAAAACCACTTCTTGGCAAACCTAAGCATATCCTAAAGCTTAAGAACTTG GTTGACCCAGAAGATCTGCCATTGCTGTCTGTGCCAGAAATGAAAGAAATTCTGGAGGATGTACGGCTCGAATGTGCCAG GTTTGGTGTTATTAAGTCGATAAACATCGTGAAACATGAGAGCAAAGATATTAGTGGCTCAAACACAGATGCATCGTTGAACCAAGAATCTAAAGAAATGAATGTGTCAGTGATTCAGGAGAAAGACGAGATATCCGAGAAAGTGGATGACACTGCAGATAATGTAGATTCTGGAGAAGTTGTAAGGTCAGACAGTTCGACGGGTGCAGACAAGTTTTGTGAACCGTGCTCAGTTACTGCGCTTGAGACAATCAGTCAAGCAAATGAAGATCGCGACTCTACCGAACAAGGAAATTCTGAGAAGCTTGTCGGGGAAAGTGAGGCAGCGATTCCGCAAGAAGAAGTAGGATCAGCTCGTGCTCAAGACGATGCAGAGATTCCACAAGAAGAAGTAGGATCAGCACGTGGTCAAGATGACCCAGAGATTCCGCAAGAAGACGTAGGATCAGTTCGTGCACAAGATGAGCCAGAGAATCAGCTAGAAGTAGGATCAGCTCGTGCCGTGAAGACGAGATGGGATAGTGGCGACAAGATAGAGGAAGAACAAGACCCGGAGGATGTCTTTGAGCCGGGCTGTATCTTCATTGAGTACGGAAGACCAGAAGCCACACGCGTTGCAGCTCATTCCTTGCACGGACGGCTCTACGACAACAGGATTGTGAAAGCGGAATACGTTTCTAAAGAGCTTTACAAAATCAGGTTCCCACGTGGGTAG